The following proteins are encoded in a genomic region of Acidobacteriota bacterium:
- a CDS encoding DUF1015 domain-containing protein gives MSVIKPFKALRPQADKSSKVACVPYDVIYDSEVRELVAENPLSFLRVTRAEGEFPEGEAISHETANERARQNLDGFIRDGILVADNEDAIYIYRLGSNGQFQTGIVACCSVDEYESGTIKKHEKTRPDKVEDRTSHILAVGAQTGLIFLAFRNTDKIRGLIAEAIKQEPLYDFVCSAGVQQTIWRITDTAQWTSAFAEVPEIYIADGHHRAESAKLARELSRKNNPNHTGSEEYNFVMAGIFPAEDLRILAYNRVVHDINGLSADEFFAKLGENFIVAETSEKAPAERGETCMYFGGRWYKLTFNVQYFREPDPIERLDVSILQQFVLTPVLGIGDPRTDTRISFVGGGRGTSELEKMVDSGDYAVAFSMFPTTMDDLFAVSDMNEIMPPKSTWFEPKLKDGLLIHQI, from the coding sequence GTGTCCGTAATAAAACCATTTAAGGCTCTGCGGCCGCAAGCCGACAAATCCAGCAAGGTTGCTTGTGTACCGTATGACGTCATTTACGACTCGGAGGTGCGAGAACTTGTCGCTGAAAACCCGCTCAGTTTTCTTCGTGTAACGCGTGCCGAGGGCGAATTCCCGGAGGGTGAGGCTATTTCGCATGAAACCGCGAACGAGCGTGCCCGGCAAAATCTCGACGGGTTCATTCGCGACGGCATCCTGGTCGCCGATAATGAAGATGCGATCTATATCTATCGCCTTGGTTCGAACGGGCAGTTTCAGACGGGTATTGTCGCGTGCTGTTCGGTCGATGAATACGAAAGCGGCACGATCAAAAAGCACGAGAAGACGCGGCCCGACAAGGTCGAGGACCGCACATCACACATCCTCGCCGTCGGAGCTCAGACCGGATTGATCTTTCTGGCGTTTCGCAATACAGACAAGATCCGTGGTTTGATCGCTGAAGCCATTAAACAGGAGCCGCTTTACGATTTCGTTTGTTCCGCCGGTGTACAGCAGACGATCTGGCGAATTACTGATACCGCTCAGTGGACCTCGGCTTTTGCCGAGGTACCTGAGATATACATCGCCGACGGACATCACCGGGCTGAAAGTGCGAAACTGGCTCGTGAACTCTCTCGTAAGAACAACCCGAACCACACCGGCAGCGAGGAATATAATTTCGTGATGGCCGGTATCTTTCCGGCAGAAGATCTGCGTATTCTGGCGTACAACCGTGTCGTCCATGACATTAACGGCCTATCGGCCGACGAATTCTTTGCGAAACTTGGTGAAAACTTTATCGTCGCCGAAACAAGTGAAAAAGCGCCGGCCGAACGCGGAGAGACGTGTATGTATTTCGGCGGTCGGTGGTACAAATTGACGTTCAACGTTCAGTATTTTCGCGAACCTGATCCGATCGAGCGTTTGGATGTGAGCATTCTGCAGCAATTCGTGCTGACGCCTGTATTAGGCATCGGCGACCCGCGGACCGATACTCGCATCAGCTTTGTCGGCGGCGGACGCGGCACATCGGAACTTGAAAAAATGGTCGATTCGGGCGACTATGCCGTTGCGTTTTCGATGTTCCCGACCACGATGGACGACCTGTTCGCCGTTTCGGATATGAACGAGATCATGCCGCCAAAATCGACGTGGTTCGAACCGAAACTGAAAGACGGCTTGCTGATCCACCAGATCTGA
- a CDS encoding 4a-hydroxytetrahydrobiopterin dehydratase yields MQTNRIILTDSELESALSGMDGWTVDGKCLKRRWPFDDFAKALDFVNRVGAVAEEADHHPDITFGWGYAEILLTTHDRGGITDVDIALAAKIDLI; encoded by the coding sequence ATGCAAACGAATCGGATTATTTTGACTGACAGTGAGTTGGAGTCAGCTTTAAGCGGAATGGACGGCTGGACGGTGGACGGAAAGTGCCTGAAGCGGCGATGGCCGTTCGATGATTTTGCCAAGGCTCTCGATTTCGTCAACCGCGTCGGAGCGGTTGCCGAAGAGGCTGATCATCATCCGGACATCACTTTTGGCTGGGGTTATGCTGAGATCCTGCTTACGACACACGATCGCGGCGGTATCACGGATGTCGATATTGCTCTCGCAGCGAAGATCGACCTTATCTGA